One Antennarius striatus isolate MH-2024 chromosome 9, ASM4005453v1, whole genome shotgun sequence genomic window, CAGCGGCACAGAAATACATCACGGATTCATTCAAGGCCGTCACTGCCCTGgtggagggatgcccatacttcccctCACCCCAaacatctcctccagctcctcccagGGGATCCCAAGGCTTTctcaggccagccgagagacatagtccctccagcgtgtcctaggtcttccccgatgtctcctcccggtaggacatgcccggacacctccccagggaggcgtccaggaggcatccggaacaaaTGCCCAAACCACTTCAGATAGCCCTGCTCGAGGCAGAGGaccagcagctctactctgagctcctccctggtgactgagctcctcaccctaagggtgcgcccagccactctacagagggAACTCATTTCAGACGCTTGTaaccgggatcttgtcctttcatgACCCAGAGCTCATGGCCaaaggtgagagtaggaacaaaGACTGatggtaaatcgagagcttcgtgtTTCGACTCAGCTCcctcttcaccacgacagacctatacagtgactgcatcactgcagccgCTGCACTGATCCGTCTTTCAATCTCACGTTCCGTCTTGAGAACATTTGACACCTTGGCTGGGAGTAAGGAATGTATAGATAACCAAACTCCATTGCACCTGACTCCAATGGTTAACAGGTACCTAGCAGGACCTGGGTCTGCTGACTTTGGATTTGAGGACTAGTTGTGGAGTGCACCATGGAATGTGGAGTTGTAGCTAGATAGAAAAACGTGGAGAAGGGTTGGACTCTTTCCCAGAGATGACCATTGACACAGGAGCAAAGCTGATAAGGGGATACTCATAAAAGTCTGGCTGAGCAACGCCTAGTTGGAGTTCTCCAGAGAATGGGTTTTGAGGTGACTGGGCGGAACAGACTGTGCGGGAGAATATCTCATCTGTTGGTGGAATTCCCCCATATGGACAGGAAAGTGTTTCTGTGGAAAGACCACCTATAATATCCTGTGTTGCTTACTGTCATTATGACCTGAATACTGATAAGATTAAGAAGACGGCTGGATCAATGAAATCAGCCAGTGTAAACTGTTATCAGCATCCACAGGTTGCCCTTCCTGACCTGACAGTTTACAGCAAACAGGTAAACATGCGGAGGAAAACAGAGCCCTTCCTTTCACATCATGTGTACATTAACATCAGGTGACTTTACTCACTTCATCCACTCTTCCTTCAGACACAGCAGACAGTGTGATACAACATCCACAGACAGGTTCTTGTTGGACAGGGCCACCTCAAGCTTGTTCAGTAATGTAGGacctgcagtaaaaaaaaaaagagatgttcTGCCAGCACATTATGTGACCTTCATTCTATAGATCCAAGAACAtactgtctgttttttaaagGTGGGTATTTACATGTTGCCTGCAAGCTTAAACACCTCCAAAGAGCtgatgaaagttaaaaaaagaatggCTGCGAACCAAGAAAATCAGTCAGTTTTTTGTGCAGTGCCAGATCGTGGGAGTCCTTTAAGGATGCCATAAAATTGCAGGATAGGACATGTCTGAGCATTTTGGATATTTTCACCTGTTCCTGctgaaaacaatcaaaaaatacGACCTAAAAAAATGCACTGTCTACTTTCAAGCAGATTTgcatcaaaaaatatcaaagtattttctgtcattaataaaataaatgcatttgtttAATAAGTGCAGTGTTGGCAGAGAGATGCAATTTTTTAAGGATTTAAACaagaaagaaatgtattttgtttattttctggcATTAAAAGTAGCAGCAACTTCAGAATGACACTGTAATTCAGGCATCAGGCTCACCCTTGTCTGTGGGCTGAGTGTTGGCACTGCTGATGGTGAACTGATATATTGAAGAAATGTCGTTTTCACTAATGGGTGCGATCGGACAGCTTCTCTCTGTACTGACATCCACCAGGACTGTAAACTCTACAACGTAAACAAAAGAGGTAGAATTAACACAAACAGAGCTGCATGTTTAAGTCCTCCCTTTGTACTATGAGCTGTTAAATTGTAAATCTACAAACTCTTTTACCTGACGAGCTCACATGGGTTGGAATGGGTACATCTGGGGTGAGTCCCAGAAAGTTGCATTTGTAAGCTTCCTCATACTGAGTACTGTATGGCACAGAGCGCACACAGCCCACTGGGAGCAAAGACTGATGGGAGACAGGGCAGGAGTTCACATTACAGACATGGTTGCCCAAGATTAATGACCTCACAGTCACATTGTTATGATTCACTGGGATGTCTGAATAGAAGAACAGTTAATATTAGCTGTAACACCACTggttttccaaaaaaatcaaaatgtttgctgtgaggaagagaagaagcagggacacacaataacacaaattAAATCAGGTTCAATTATGAAAATCGATATTAAACACAATTATCTAAATTATGAGGAGCCAATAATTacataatgaaaacacaccCTCTCTTTAGAGAAGGGTAGGGGAAGCATGTGCAGGCAAATATAATTTCTCAATATCATATCAATAATATCTTCAGGCAAGAAATACAAGtcagagaaaaaaatctaaaaaggtGAACATTATTCAGAGAAACTACCGAAAACCAATCAAATCTAATCAGTTAATATTACATCAAAATGACTTTGGAAGAAAATATTAGCAGCGTTAAATGAGTCATACCTCATAAGTACAACGTGAATCATTACATGTCACACATTTCACTCAAGCGATGACACAGTTCTTCTGTCATGCCACAACTGAAGAGTCAAAAAATAAGATCTGATTTCCATTTACCCACATGCAATGACACAGTGACTGTGACATAAAGGGAAAAAGTAATAGAGTACCTTGAGCACTGCAAAAGCTGATTGGATGAGTCCGGGGTCAGCTCCTCTCCATATAACCTGATTTCCCATGAGCACGTGCCACACAAGCTGACGGAACTCTGCAGCTCCAAGAACCTGCAGACCAAATAAGATGCTTGGAAATGGGAAATTATGTAGAGGTGCAAACTAAATGAAATGTCAAACAGAAATCCACCTGTCTCAGATGCCTTAGTGACAAAAACTTGGGATCAGGTAAATCATCCAAATTTGCATCGTCGTCACACAGGAAATCCTGTCCCAGCTTGTTCTCTGATTGGTGCCTCTGTGTCATAGAAGTGCCTCCTTCTGCTCCCTCCCAGCAGTTCATTTCCTCCTCTTGCTCTTTTGGAAACAGAGAAAAGCATAATGACAAAAAGCATGAAAGTGAGTTTCACTGTAACTGGTAGTATTTCAATCTCACCTCTTCTCTAGGATTGATTTCATTGCTGATGTAATCTAACACTAACAAGcatgtaataaaatgtattccCATGTGTTCTGTACTACGTAAGAGACACCTAAAATAAATCTgtacaaaattacaaaattgaatttttatttgtactGCTAACATGAAACGTGGTAAATCTTGCTTAGCAGTTCATCACCTGGTAACTGATTTTCAAAAGTGCTAGAATCCTAGGGTTTATAATACTAACATAAAAGAATGGGTATTAAATTCCACTCAAACAACCACAATGGAATGGGATACAACTAAATCTTTTATCCGTTCCTACGTTTAACAGTGGTTCTGgaggttttaaaaatgttaaatataagAACTCTGAAGACCTTTTCAAGACTAGTACAGATTAAACTTAAAACCTTTTCCAAATCTATACTGGAGAAAATTACTTCTAGGCACTAAAGACAATTTGAGTCTAATACTGTACGCTATACCTATGCAAGAATATATTTTGGACTTTTTAAGGCTTAAAACAAAGATGAGCAAATTTTAGACTTTTAAGACCTTGTGGAAACCCTGATCTTAATCAAACACATTGTACTTTCTGGAAAGGCAGATTAATTGAGTACAGTACAATTTTAATaatgtctttaaaataaaaattaaatttaagtgATTCTTCGTTTTTCACACTGATTAACCAGTGAATCAGTTTTAACAGGATATTTTTCTGATTATTCAGATAAAATCATAATGAcgtgtggaaaaaacaaaacaacaactgacaCCATCCTGCATCATGAAGACAAATGTTGCCTGGAAGGGTAGACAATTTGAATAAATTAACTTCTGATGTTTTTAacactttcatattttactCATGTTCAGGTTAAAAAAATGCTTGATGGGGAAAAAACTGAGGTTTTACAGAAGATCAGTAAAAATCTTTCTCAGTTAAATAATTAAAGTATATCTGCACCTGTTTGTCTCTCTATAAGCACCAGTGTGTCCTCAGTGGGGGCTCCCTCCAGCAACTTTTCTGTCAAGCGACACCCACAGGCCTTCAGTAGCCTGGAGACAATGACACAACATATTTCCAAGTGTCAGTATAAGTACAAGGTACAAAACAATGCTTGTATGTCAAAGTGCAATGACAGTATACTGACTCACCAGCTGAATGATGAGTGCAGGCTGGCCCACAGGTTAGGATGCTGTGTGAGAGAAGTTAGTGATCTTGCTGCGTTGCCACTCCTTTGGTGTGGGAACACTGTGGGTGAGAAGACACTGTTCATCCTCGCTGCCCGCTGGGGACAAACTCCTTGTTCGTTGTCAAACACCTGGTAGGCAGTAATGTACAAAGACAGTTGGTACAACAAACAATACACACCCGTGTGGTAGGTCTTTATATTGCTATTTGATTAAAGTAATTCTATGCATGCACAGGCAGTGCACCCTACCTTGAGGGCTGTGCTTTGCAAACTCTGTATAGTGAGTTTAAGGTGGCGTAACAGAAAAGGCCAGGAGTTGATGAGGTAGATCCTGTCCATCGCCACCATGACGATACTATACCAGCGCTGGAACCCCCTGGCCAGGCTGTCTTTGATAAAGAAGGTGTGTGAGAATACAAAACCGTGTTGCTCGTCTCCAAAGAAAATGGGCCCTTCTCGGCCAGGACATACCTGTTAGAACAGAGAACAAATAGGTGGCGACAAAGGAAtaagaaaatcattttatttagtgCATGAGATgtgtgactcacacacacatacatgcagacGTACGTCACCGTTTACCTCGCAGCTGAGGCTGCGTACGCAGGCCTGGCGCACCACACTGAACAGTTGTGGTTGTCTGGGATGCTGGTGGCTCAGGAAGCGTATTCCTGTTTCATCATCAATGCTTACAAAGCCTGGGTGAGATGCAGGAAGTGATCGACAACCCTAAGAtgcaaaaagaagaggaaaaagtgGTACTTAGAGGTAGATAAAAAGATTATGACCTCTCTGTTCGAAACATAGACTGAGAATTTCCTCAAATACATAACACAGTGTCATCAAAAATTCAGTAAAATGAAAATTCTCCACAAATAAgggacaaaaatgaaaagcaacTTTGCAGACCCATCACTTTTAATTCATCCATTTAATCCATGATCCTATGAAGAATACCAATACATAGGCTCAGTTACACATCATTTAACACAGTTGACACAGATGCTACTGCATCTACAAATGCAACTTAGTAAGCTACTGTTCAAGAAAAATGGTTTCTATttttagttgtattttttttggtttgtctgCACTGATAAATGGACTGTACTTCTACTAttatagtatttttatttttctctcattaccTCTAAGTTTTACAAGTCTCCAATGGAcaggggtttaaaaaaaattacggACATCTGTGGCTCATGCAAagttaaatgtttgaaaaaaataaaacaacaacatccagaaaCGCGGCCAAATTCCCTGGACCTGGAGTCCATCTAAAATAGAGTGATGCAAAAAGGAACagtgtaaatgattaaaaatcagGAATGTTGATTGCAATTCTTGGATGAAAGGTGAAACATCTAAATGCTTGTCCTTCAAGTTGATTTTGAGGTAAGTTGACTGAAACACAAAGCCAATTTCCACAGACAATAAATTGGATCATGCCTTAGAAAATTTGATTTCTTGTCCTTGTATTGTAGTGAATTACTCGTAGGCTAAAGAGGAGTTATAAGTCGTATCATTTAGTTTTCTTTTGGCATTCTGCATAATATTCCAACTGTTCTAGATCTGGGGTTGTATAACATGGAGAACAAGTAGAAAATGACACTTCTGTTGTCAGACATTCTATCTCTGCACTCACGTCACACATTTCTCCTCTCTGTGAGGCTGAGCTGTTGGCCCTCATGGTCAGCCCTTCTCCCTCCCGGTCGGCATCGCGGTCCCGGTCTCCAGGTGTCGAGGCACCCCCCTGCGCTGACGGGGACGGAGGTGGAGGATGCAACGCCTCCGTGCAAAACAACGTCCGGGGGCCGTGGAGCTCACAGAAGTGACAAAGAGCAACAAGAGCATTCATCTGGATAGAAGGGAAGTTTATCAAACGTTTGTTGTAATTACTATAGTTGTTGCAGTAATTCATGACATGACATAACTAGTGAACACACATAGTGATTCATTAAACCTGAAAGTACGGCGTGGCCTTACCTTCAGTTGAGAGCTACTGCACTCCCAGCATATGTCCTGTGGTCACTTCCAAAATGACATTCATAGGATTTAACGTTTAGAAAACGTAAACACAAAAAcccgcaaaaaaaacaaaaacaaaaacggagTCCCACAGCTAACCCAATACcctatgtaaataaaataaaaacaaataaatctcaCAAACCGACCGATTTAGCTTCCCTCCACCTTGTCTCCTCTGTTTGCTATAGAGCTGCAAAATTGCTAAAAACAGATGTCACGTGACGCAGTCACGCGCCCGAGCGTAATCTAATACGCAGGCTCAGTTGCGGAAGTTGCGTGGTTGTAGCTGTATTTTACAGGTTATGTCGAAAAAAAGTGCAAGTAAACGTTAAACGGAAAGAAAATAACAGCTAAAAATAATAGTACAGTCTAATTTCACTAAGTTCTGTCTGATGTTTCCTCAAAAACGTTGAGGAAATGAATAGGAACCACATTACCCATAATTCCGTAAAACAGAAAAACGGAGGGTTCAAAGGCCATTAAAAAGTCGGACTGTTCGCCTCCTC contains:
- the flcn gene encoding folliculin isoform X1; its protein translation is MNALVALCHFCELHGPRTLFCTEALHPPPPSPSAQGGASTPGDRDRDADREGEGLTMRANSSASQRGEMCDGCRSLPASHPGFVSIDDETGIRFLSHQHPRQPQLFSVVRQACVRSLSCEVNGDVCPGREGPIFFGDEQHGFVFSHTFFIKDSLARGFQRWYSIVMVAMDRIYLINSWPFLLRHLKLTIQSLQSTALKVFDNEQGVCPQRAARMNSVFSPTVFPHQRSGNAARSLTSLTQHPNLWASLHSSFSWLLKACGCRLTEKLLEGAPTEDTLVLIERQTEQEEEMNCWEGAEGGTSMTQRHQSENKLGQDFLCDDDANLDDLPDPKFLSLRHLRQVLGAAEFRQLVWHVLMGNQVIWRGADPGLIQSAFAVLKSLLPVGCVRSVPYSTQYEEAYKCNFLGLTPDVPIPTHVSSSEFTVLVDVSTERSCPIAPISENDISSIYQFTISSANTQPTDKGPTLLNKLEVALSNKNLSVDVVSHCLLCLKEEWMNKVKVLFKFSKVDGRGREDTQKVLALLGATGLGEEDNVRLLKFWMTGLSKTYKSHLMTAVRGGERSPSQ
- the flcn gene encoding folliculin isoform X2, producing MNALVALCHFCELHGPRTLFCTEALHPPPPSPSAQGGASTPGDRDRDADREGEGLTMRANSSASQRGEMCDGCRSLPASHPGFVSIDDETGIRFLSHQHPRQPQLFSVVRQACVRSLSCEVCPGREGPIFFGDEQHGFVFSHTFFIKDSLARGFQRWYSIVMVAMDRIYLINSWPFLLRHLKLTIQSLQSTALKVFDNEQGVCPQRAARMNSVFSPTVFPHQRSGNAARSLTSLTQHPNLWASLHSSFSWLLKACGCRLTEKLLEGAPTEDTLVLIERQTEQEEEMNCWEGAEGGTSMTQRHQSENKLGQDFLCDDDANLDDLPDPKFLSLRHLRQVLGAAEFRQLVWHVLMGNQVIWRGADPGLIQSAFAVLKSLLPVGCVRSVPYSTQYEEAYKCNFLGLTPDVPIPTHVSSSEFTVLVDVSTERSCPIAPISENDISSIYQFTISSANTQPTDKGPTLLNKLEVALSNKNLSVDVVSHCLLCLKEEWMNKVKVLFKFSKVDGRGREDTQKVLALLGATGLGEEDNVRLLKFWMTGLSKTYKSHLMTAVRGGERSPSQ